A single genomic interval of Alteromonas sp. BL110 harbors:
- a CDS encoding CBS domain-containing protein: MSIANIMSTRVVSVHMDDSLQSLRVLFAATGFHHLTVVHDNKLQGIISDRDLMKSVSPFVDTLSERMLDRATLDKRAHQIMTREVITLNPTDSVFAAIELFNTHKISCIPIIDKDKHPVGMVSWRDVMKFMQSRVEAKR, from the coding sequence ATGAGTATTGCTAATATTATGTCTACGCGTGTAGTTAGCGTGCACATGGATGACAGCTTGCAGTCGTTAAGGGTGCTATTCGCGGCAACGGGGTTTCATCATTTGACCGTGGTTCACGATAATAAACTTCAGGGCATTATCTCTGATAGGGACTTGATGAAGTCAGTGAGCCCTTTTGTCGACACGTTAAGTGAGCGCATGCTTGATCGCGCCACGCTAGATAAACGTGCCCATCAAATTATGACCCGTGAAGTGATAACGCTGAATCCTACTGACTCGGTATTCGCGGCCATTGAGCTTTTCAATACGCATAAAATTTCCTGCATTCCCATCATCGATAAAGATAAGCACCCGGTTGGCATGGTATCCTGGCGCGATGTTATGAAGTTCATGCAAAGTAGGGTAGAGGCTAAGCGCTAG
- a CDS encoding M48 metallopeptidase family protein translates to MNEYARYFNGYPPTIVEQALKLISNNQLKTYLLKKYPEAHDVTTDKLLYQYATELKKQFLKNALPFGRAAFKKQGDMITNALGTHTYRMQGKTRKHDLAINKDLLYAPEPLLKALVVHELAHFKEKDHNKAFYKLCCYMEPDYHQLELDLRLFCVAVAMGDNPYV, encoded by the coding sequence GTGAATGAATATGCTCGGTATTTTAATGGTTACCCCCCGACTATCGTGGAACAAGCGCTAAAGCTAATTTCAAACAATCAGCTAAAGACTTATCTGCTAAAAAAGTACCCAGAAGCCCATGACGTAACCACCGACAAATTACTGTATCAGTATGCGACTGAATTAAAGAAGCAGTTTTTAAAAAATGCTCTTCCATTTGGGCGCGCCGCGTTTAAAAAGCAAGGGGATATGATAACCAACGCGTTAGGTACGCATACCTACCGAATGCAAGGTAAAACGCGTAAGCACGATTTGGCCATTAATAAAGACCTACTATATGCGCCAGAGCCCTTATTGAAAGCGCTCGTTGTGCATGAATTAGCGCACTTCAAAGAGAAAGACCATAACAAAGCCTTCTATAAACTTTGTTGCTACATGGAGCCTGATTACCATCAGCTTGAGCTAGACTTGCGGTTATTCTGCGTCGCCGTGGCCATGGGCGATAACCCATACGTTTAG